The following are encoded in a window of Cyprinus carpio isolate SPL01 chromosome A13, ASM1834038v1, whole genome shotgun sequence genomic DNA:
- the LOC109071492 gene encoding complement factor D-like → MNRLIFASLLLYAASQTGECITGGKEAVAHSYPYMASLQWNGKHECGGFLISRQWVMSAAHCFQDGRTSGVKVVLGAHSLVNAEDTKQTFDATAVYNHPDFTISNYDNDIALLKLDKPITESDAVKPVKFQREDGSDPEENAVVKTAGWGSLNNLGGRPDKLQELSIKVMERWLCGRGDYYGTKFTSNMLCAAEKRKDTCDGDSGGPLLYKDIAVGITSNGGKKCGSSKKPGLYTIISHYTKWIDSKITQ, encoded by the exons ATGAATAGACTGATATTTGCCTCTTTGCTGCTTTATGCAGCATCTCAAACTG GTGAATGCATCACAGGAGGAAAAGAGGCTGTAGCACACTCTTATCCATACATGGCTTCACTTCAGTGGAATGGAAAACATGAGTGTGGTGGCTTTCTGATCTCTAGACAGTGGGTGATGAGTGCAGCACACTGCTTTCAGGATGG GAGAACATCCGGTGTTAAGGTTGTGTTGGGTGCTCACTCACTTGTAAATGCTGAGGACACTAAACAAACCTTTGATGCTACTGCAGTCTACAATCATCCTGATTTCACAATAAGCAACTATGACAATGATATTGCCCTGCTCAAG CTGGATAAGCCAATCACTGAGAGTGATGCAGTGAAACCAGTGAAATTCCAGCGCGAAGATGGGTCTGACCCAGAGGAGAATGCTGTCGTGAAAACAGCTGGATGGGGTTCCTTGAACAACCTGGGAGGACGACCAGACAAACTGCAAGAGCTCAGTATCAAAGTCATGGAACGATGGCTCTGTGGCCGCGGTGACTACTATGGAACAAAGTTCACGAGCAACATGCTCTGTGCTGCAGAAAAACGAAAGGACACCTGTGAT GGTGACTCCGGAGGTCCTCTCTTATATAAGGACATTGCTGTGGGAATAACCTCTAATGGAGGGAAGAAATGTGGCTCCAGCAAAAAGCCTGGACTCTACACAATCATCTCCCACTACACTAAGTGGATTGACAGTAAAATcacccagtaa